The following coding sequences lie in one Eulemur rufifrons isolate Redbay chromosome 11, OSU_ERuf_1, whole genome shotgun sequence genomic window:
- the SPMIP3 gene encoding protein SPMIP3 isoform X2, translating to MTAIRLREFVERRPVIPPSVFVAHQGKDLRGHSPGQLARLHLDYSAKRAPRHSKPAATWYRETTYQRDYDLPFYQIDWDQKLATISSNPRPLNSLPEFYRCEQGKRL from the exons ATGACCGCCATCCGACTGCGAGAATTTGTAGAGCGCCGCCCAGTGATCCCACCCAG TGTATTTGTTGCGCACCAAGGAAAGGACCTCCGAGGCCATTCCCCGGGGCAGCTGGCAAGACTCCATTTAGATTACAGCGCAAAGCGAGCTCCCCG ACATTCAAAGCCTGCTGCAACATGGTACAGAGAAACCACTTACCAAAGAGACTACGACCTGCCATTTTACCAGATTG ATTGGGACCAGAAATTAGCCACCATTTCATCGAATCCTAGACCACTTAATTCGCTGCCAGAGTTCTACCGTTGTGAGCAGGGGAAGCGGCTTTGA
- the SPMIP3 gene encoding protein SPMIP3 isoform X1: MTAIRLREFVERRPVIPPSVFVAHQGKDLRGHSPGQLARLHLDYSAKRAPRPFIDLTIPPKRKSQYQPQLDQQTLIRYICFRRHSKPAATWYRETTYQRDYDLPFYQIDWDQKLATISSNPRPLNSLPEFYRCEQGKRL, from the exons ATGACCGCCATCCGACTGCGAGAATTTGTAGAGCGCCGCCCAGTGATCCCACCCAG TGTATTTGTTGCGCACCAAGGAAAGGACCTCCGAGGCCATTCCCCGGGGCAGCTGGCAAGACTCCATTTAGATTACAGCGCAAAGCGAGCTCCCCG GCCGTTCATAGACTTGACAATTCCACCCAAGAGAAAAAGTCAGTATCAGCCTCAACTAGACCAACAAACGCTCATTCGATATATTTGTTTCCGAAGACATTCAAAGCCTGCTGCAACATGGTACAGAGAAACCACTTACCAAAGAGACTACGACCTGCCATTTTACCAGATTG ATTGGGACCAGAAATTAGCCACCATTTCATCGAATCCTAGACCACTTAATTCGCTGCCAGAGTTCTACCGTTGTGAGCAGGGGAAGCGGCTTTGA
- the SPMIP3 gene encoding protein SPMIP3 isoform X3: protein MTAIRLREFVERRPVIPPSVFVAHQGKDLRGHSPGQLARLHLDYSAKRAPRLGPEISHHFIES from the exons ATGACCGCCATCCGACTGCGAGAATTTGTAGAGCGCCGCCCAGTGATCCCACCCAG TGTATTTGTTGCGCACCAAGGAAAGGACCTCCGAGGCCATTCCCCGGGGCAGCTGGCAAGACTCCATTTAGATTACAGCGCAAAGCGAGCTCCCCG ATTGGGACCAGAAATTAGCCACCATTTCATCGAATCCTAG